A portion of the Streptomyces platensis genome contains these proteins:
- a CDS encoding S8 family peptidase yields MPLRISRLATVVALSTAVPLLAGYVSYAEDASPVATVRTSGHALPGRYIVVLKDHTLSPRSVKDESDRLVKAHGGAVRQTYGTVLKGYAAAMSADQARRVAADPGVAYVEQDVEVRASAVQSNPPSWGLDRVDQESLPLDRSYSYATTASDVTAYVVDTGIRTSHSQFQGRASVGADEVGDGQNGQDCAGHGTHVAGTVGGKDYGVAKGVKLVSVRALNCSGKGSSSSIIAAADWITAHAHRPAVVNMSINGSKNSSEDSAIKKSIASGVTWVVSSGNDGADACNNSPGDIAAALVVNNAMSDDRRRSDSNYGSCTDLFAPGTGIVSAWNTGDTDTHSLTGTSMAAPHVTGAAALYLSAHPDASPAEVHQALLDNATEGKVSDAGGGSPNRLLFTGGLGVR; encoded by the coding sequence GTGCCCCTGCGCATATCGAGGCTCGCCACGGTCGTCGCCCTCTCGACAGCGGTCCCCCTGCTCGCCGGGTACGTGTCCTATGCGGAGGACGCGTCGCCCGTTGCCACCGTCCGCACCTCCGGCCATGCCCTCCCCGGCCGGTACATCGTCGTGCTCAAGGACCATACGCTGTCCCCCCGTTCGGTGAAGGACGAGAGCGACCGCCTCGTGAAGGCGCACGGCGGCGCCGTCCGGCAGACCTACGGGACGGTGCTCAAGGGCTATGCGGCCGCGATGAGCGCCGATCAGGCGCGCCGGGTGGCGGCCGATCCCGGTGTCGCCTACGTGGAGCAGGACGTCGAGGTCCGTGCCTCCGCCGTCCAGAGCAACCCGCCGTCGTGGGGGCTCGACCGGGTGGACCAGGAGTCCCTGCCGCTGGACAGGAGCTACTCGTACGCCACGACGGCGAGCGACGTCACGGCGTATGTCGTCGACACCGGTATCCGCACCTCCCACAGCCAGTTCCAGGGCCGGGCGTCCGTCGGGGCCGATGAGGTGGGCGACGGCCAGAACGGTCAGGACTGCGCCGGTCACGGCACCCATGTCGCCGGCACCGTCGGCGGTAAGGACTACGGCGTGGCCAAGGGGGTCAAGCTGGTGTCCGTGCGCGCGCTGAACTGCAGCGGCAAGGGCTCGTCGTCGTCGATCATCGCGGCCGCCGACTGGATCACCGCCCACGCCCACAGGCCCGCCGTGGTCAATATGAGCATCAACGGCAGCAAGAACAGCAGCGAGGACAGCGCGATCAAGAAGTCCATCGCCTCCGGGGTCACCTGGGTCGTCTCCTCGGGCAACGACGGTGCCGACGCCTGCAACAACTCTCCCGGCGACATCGCCGCCGCCCTCGTCGTCAACAACGCCATGTCCGACGACCGGCGCCGATCCGACTCCAACTACGGCTCCTGCACCGACCTCTTCGCCCCGGGAACGGGCATCGTCTCGGCCTGGAACACAGGGGACACGGACACCCACAGCCTTACCGGCACCTCGATGGCCGCACCGCATGTGACCGGCGCCGCCGCCCTCTACCTCTCCGCGCACCCGGACGCCTCCCCGGCGGAGGTCCACCAGGCACTCCTCGACAACGCCACGGAAGGCAAGGTCTCCGACGCCGGCGGCGGGAGCCCCAACCGGCTGCTCTTCACCGGCGGCCTGGGCGTGCGGTAA